TGATCGGTCGGCACACCCAGGAGCGCATCGCCGCCGCCCAGGACGGCCTCGACCGCATCTCGGGCCAGCTGCTCGAGCTGGCCCGCGGCCTGCCCGTCCTGGTCGGGCTGCGCCGGGCCGGCGTCCAGCGACGCGCCCTCGAGAAGGCCTCCGAGCGGTACCACGCGGCCACCCTGGGCACCCTGCGCACGGCGTTCGTCTCCGGCCTCGCGCTCGAGCTGATCGCGTCCCTGTCCGTGGCGATCATGGCCGTGTTCATCGGCGTGCGGCTGGTCTACGGGCAGATGGACCTGTACTCCGGGCTCGTGGTGCTCGTGCTCGCCGCCGAGGTCTACCTGCCCCTGCGCGAGGTCGGTTCCGCATACCACTCCTCCGAGGACGGCCGGGCCGCCGCGGAGCGCGCGGCGGCCGCCGTGGCCGAGCCCGTCCCGACGCCGGCCCTCGCCTCCTTGGCTTGGCCCGGCCCCGAGACCGGCCAGGACCACGGGACGGACGGCGGGATGGACGACGGGATGGACGACCGGACCCCCGCCGCGGGGACCGTCCTCCTGCGCGACGTGTCCGTCTCCCGCGGTCCGCGCCCCGTGGTGCGCGGGGCGGACCTGACCCTGCGCCCCGGCGGGCTGACGGTGCTCGGCTCGGCCTCGGGCGCGGGCAAGTCGACCCTCCTGCACCTGCTCGCCGGCGTGCTCCGGACGCCCGACGTCGCCGTCTCGGGGACCGTGGCCGGGGTGGACTCGGACCGCACCCTCTGGGTGGGACAGCATCCCCGCTTCCTCGAGGCCACCGTGGACGCCGAGCTCGACGCGGCCGCCGGGGGAGCGCTCGCGGCCCCGGTCCGGCGTGAGGTGCTGCGGGCCGCGGCGCTGGCGGACTTCGGTGCGCGGGCCCCGCACGAGCTCAGTCCGGGGGAACAGCGGCGCGTGGCCCTCGCGCGGGCGATGTCCCGCCTCGCCGCCGACCGAACGGCCGTGGAGACGCGGCCGTGGCTTGTGCTCCTCGACGAGCCCACGGCCCACCTGGACGACGCCTCGGCCGCCGTGGTCCGGGCCACCGTGGGCGCGCTCGCCCGGGGTGCCGTGCCGGGCCTGCCCACGCCGCCGGCCGCCGTCCTGGCCGCCTCGCACGACCCGGTCCTGCAGCGGGCTGCGGACGCCCTCGTGGACGTGGAGGGCCGTCCCCTCGCGCCGGGCGCGGACGCCGCCCCGTACGCCGACCCGGACGCCGCCGGGCCGCCGCTCGCGGCCGGGGCGCCGGACGATGCCGGGCCCGGGGACGCTCCCGACGCGCCGCGGGGGGAGGGTTCCGAGGGTCGGCCGAGCCTGCGCGCCGTCCTCGCCGTGCTGCCCTGGGGGGCGCCCCGGCTGTGGGCCGGCGTCGGATGGGCGACCCTGACTCACCTGGCGGCCGCCCTGCTCGCGGGACTGTCCGGCTGGCTCATCGTCACCGCGGCGGGCCGGCCGCCGATCCTCTATCTGCTCTCCGTGATCGTCCTGGTGCGCGGGTTCGGCCTGTTCCGCGCCGTGTTCCGCTACGCCGACCGCCTGGCCACGCACGACGCCGTGCTGCGCTGGGCCTCCGAGCTGCGCCTGCGGCTCTGGGACGCCATGGGCCGTCGCCCGGCCCTGTGGAGCCGGCTCTCCCGGGCCGACGGCGCGCTCTCGGTGCTCCTGTCCGACGTGGACGCCCTGCGCGACGCCGCGCCCCGCGTGCTGGTGCCCGTCCCGGCCGCGGTGCTGGCGTGGGCCGTCACCGCCCTGTTGATCGGCGGGCTGGCCCCCGAGCTCGCCGTCACGGCGCTCGTCCCGGGGGCCGTGGGGCTGCTGGTCATCCCCGTGGTCGTGGCCGCGCTGGACCGCCGCGACACCCTGCTCACGGCGCGGCGGCGCGCGGCCCTGCTGGACCGCGTCTCCGCCGTGCTCGGCGCGGCCCCGGACCTGCACGGACTCGGCCGGACGCGTGAGGCCGCGGCCGCCCTGACCGCGTGGGACGAAGACCTGCAGAGGCCGCAACGGCGGGCCGCCTGGGTGGCCGGCCTCGGCCGGGCCCTCGCGGTCCTCGCCTCCGGCGGGGCGGCCCTGGCCGCCGCCCTGACGGCCACGCAGACCGGCACGTCGACGCCGGTCGCCGCCTTCGTCGTGTTCCTCGCCCTGTCCTGGGCCGAGCCCCTCGGCGCCCTCGCCCAGGCGGCGCAGCAGACCGGGACCCTCGTGGACCAGGCGCGGCAGGCCGCGGGTCTGCTCGGCGTGGAGGACGAGGCCGCATCCGGCGCGACGTCCGCCGCCCCGGACGAGGCGGCAGCGTCGGCCGCGGGGTCGTCCGCACCGGCCGGGCGGATCACGGGCGTGCGCCTGGAGGACGCCGCCTACGCCTATCCGGGCTC
This sequence is a window from Micrococcus porci. Protein-coding genes within it:
- the cydC gene encoding thiol reductant ABC exporter subunit CydC gives rise to the protein MTDRPPRRRGRVRAGRGPGPGLDRRARRAVGVMALLAGVRALGWILLAESLARLLTSLAMTLDPEASAQLFQLLFMPPAPVGPVGPVADVAGVVVLGAAGVVLRALADQGQHVAGRRAALGAQVGIRRELVAHRLAATDGTRPRSGADAVLVTHGLAGLDDYYTEVLPALASAAVVPPMLGVWILTRDGVSAAVVLLTVPLIPFFMVLIGRHTQERIAAAQDGLDRISGQLLELARGLPVLVGLRRAGVQRRALEKASERYHAATLGTLRTAFVSGLALELIASLSVAIMAVFIGVRLVYGQMDLYSGLVVLVLAAEVYLPLREVGSAYHSSEDGRAAAERAAAAVAEPVPTPALASLAWPGPETGQDHGTDGGMDDGMDDRTPAAGTVLLRDVSVSRGPRPVVRGADLTLRPGGLTVLGSASGAGKSTLLHLLAGVLRTPDVAVSGTVAGVDSDRTLWVGQHPRFLEATVDAELDAAAGGALAAPVRREVLRAAALADFGARAPHELSPGEQRRVALARAMSRLAADRTAVETRPWLVLLDEPTAHLDDASAAVVRATVGALARGAVPGLPTPPAAVLAASHDPVLQRAADALVDVEGRPLAPGADAAPYADPDAAGPPLAAGAPDDAGPGDAPDAPRGEGSEGRPSLRAVLAVLPWGAPRLWAGVGWATLTHLAAALLAGLSGWLIVTAAGRPPILYLLSVIVLVRGFGLFRAVFRYADRLATHDAVLRWASELRLRLWDAMGRRPALWSRLSRADGALSVLLSDVDALRDAAPRVLVPVPAAVLAWAVTALLIGGLAPELAVTALVPGAVGLLVIPVVVAALDRRDTLLTARRRAALLDRVSAVLGAAPDLHGLGRTREAAAALTAWDEDLQRPQRRAAWVAGLGRALAVLASGGAALAAALTATQTGTSTPVAAFVVFLALSWAEPLGALAQAAQQTGTLVDQARQAAGLLGVEDEAASGATSAAPDEAAASAAGSSAPAGRITGVRLEDAAYAYPGSTRVLWSGLDVALESGQTAAVTGPSGAGKSTLLAVLLGFLTPTAGRHLLTVERDGVSREAPADPAALARVAWTPQDALVFDSTVRGNLALARDADDAPTDAELADTLRLVGLGRWLDAAPDGLDTPVGPGGDRLSGGERQRLAVARALVARADVVLLDEPTAHVGQDEALALMADLRRALAGRIAVVATHDPRVAAAADVRVRLGGDAAGHP